Proteins encoded together in one Yersinia mollaretii ATCC 43969 window:
- the zntB gene encoding zinc transporter ZntB, with protein MDVVEGKALQVSDAVYAYQLDGKGGVTSIRPDAVATAEQPCWLHLDYTHPESAAWLQNTSLLPEVVRDGLAGESVRPKVTRLGDGTMITLRGINFNNDARPDQLVTIRVYMTDKLIVSTRHRKVYSIDDVLNDLQSGTGPTNSGSWLVEIVDGLTDHTSEFIEDLHDKIIDLEDDLLEQKIPQRGQMALLRKQLIVLRRYMAPQRDVFSRLASERLPWMNDDDRRRMQEISERLGRGLEDLDSSIARTAVLSDEISSLMADAMNRRTYTMSLLAMVFLPTTFLTGLFGVNLGGIPGNTDSFGFATFCLMLVVLVLSVAWWLKHSKWL; from the coding sequence GTGGATGTAGTCGAAGGGAAAGCACTTCAAGTCTCTGATGCCGTTTATGCCTATCAGTTGGACGGTAAGGGCGGGGTGACATCAATCCGCCCGGATGCCGTCGCCACTGCGGAGCAACCTTGTTGGTTGCATCTGGATTACACTCATCCAGAAAGTGCCGCCTGGCTGCAAAACACCTCACTGTTGCCGGAGGTGGTGCGCGATGGGTTGGCTGGTGAGAGTGTACGCCCCAAGGTCACCCGACTGGGCGATGGCACGATGATAACTCTGCGGGGCATTAATTTTAATAATGATGCTCGCCCCGATCAGCTAGTCACCATCCGGGTCTATATGACGGACAAATTGATCGTCTCAACCCGTCACCGCAAGGTTTACTCCATTGATGATGTGCTGAATGATTTGCAAAGTGGCACTGGGCCAACAAACAGCGGTAGTTGGCTGGTGGAGATTGTTGATGGTTTGACCGACCATACCAGTGAATTTATTGAGGATCTGCACGATAAAATCATCGATCTTGAGGATGATTTACTGGAGCAGAAAATTCCGCAGCGCGGCCAGATGGCTTTGCTGCGTAAGCAACTGATTGTATTGCGCCGCTATATGGCCCCCCAGCGGGATGTCTTCTCACGGCTTGCCAGTGAGCGGCTGCCGTGGATGAACGATGATGATCGGCGTCGGATGCAGGAGATCTCAGAGCGCTTGGGGCGTGGTTTAGAGGATTTGGATTCCAGCATCGCGCGGACGGCGGTGCTGTCTGATGAAATTAGCTCATTGATGGCTGATGCGATGAACCGCCGGACCTACACCATGTCGTTGCTCGCAATGGTATTTTTGCCGACCACCTTCTTAACCGGTTTGTTCGGGGTCAACTTGGGGGGGATTCCCGGTAACACCGACTCATTTGGTTTCGCGACATTTTGCCTGATGTTGGTGGTTTTGGTATTGAGTGTTGCTTGGTGGTTAAAGCACAGTAAATGGCTCTAA